AGCAGATATTTTCTAAACATCGTTAGAATTGAGTGATCAGCAAAaagagcgaaagcgagagagagagagtatagGCAAATCGAAATTAATCATGTCCGCTTTTGTAGACCGTAAAAAGTAGAACTGGGGGATGGTTGGCAGTGCAGAGATGGATCAACTACGAAACAGTAGCAATAACAACCGCGCAGAAGTGCGACCCTATGAACCGTAACTAAAACATATCATCTTTACTAGCCTCCAGTAGAGCGAGCAGTAGAAACGTACTTATACATTcgagtttaaaaaaacaacaacaaaccgagACCATACATTACCTAACCCGCTGTTGTGCTAAGAAGCTTAATAGGAACTAGACTATTGTGACCGAACACGCACACCGATACATCAGacagcacacaacacacaaccaACCCTTAATCGAAACACGGTGCTTCCGTCGACCTTTCTACTCTTTTCTGGGCTCTTCACTCCATTTGCGTTTTTGCGTGACCCTTTGGTGCAGTGCAACTGAAAGTACCGAATACCTGATCTTTGTAACGAAGCAGCAGTACCTTCTACCTGTGGACACATACAGACACTTGGTGGATCTTTATTTTGTATTCTTTTGAAACTTTCCCTGCTTTTCGgaagaaacacgaaacagaCACAATTTGTACGGCATACAAGTGAACAAACAGTACACAAAATGAATCAAACTCttacaaaatttgatatacAATTTGAAATGATAGATTGGAAGAATTTAAGAACAAATTATAGCGTCGAATGCAATATTTATACAGCAGCGGAGATCGTTCGAGTGAGTCTAGTACTGGCAAATTAGTGTACCGAACTAGCAACTGCAAGCTTTGTAGATTTTTATAACAGCGTTAGAGTAAAGCGTTGTTGGTGTGAGCGTGTGtagaaattttaaaacaaaaacgaaactaGCAAAGActaacaacagaaaaacaaaacacccatTTGAAACACTTACAACACGATACAAACACCAAAACCAATGGTCTCGTGCGCCAGAGTGGGGCGCACACGGAGCTGTGCAGATAAATACGGCCAAGCCGTCAGTTAATCAACAGTAAAGCAAAACATTAGTAGTATTAGACAAAATGGGCACCAATGGCCAGCATAGCAAAGTTATCGGAGTAGAAAGTTCTAAGAGGAAGCCGAGGTAGCAAACCATATCTTATGATAACCGACACAAACCGTTCCAGACGGGTGCGCAGAAAGCTTCACCAATTTCCTAACGCCAATGCGCCACTACCGGTAAACCACCCCCCGGGGTAGAGCTGCAAGCTTACAACACACCGATTAAACCCAGGGCCGGGCCACGGAACGGGCAAATTGTTATTGTTCAGTACAACAAGGCAACGCAACCGATTACTCCATTAGTTTTGCAACGACGAATGAACGCGAATGATCTTCGCTTCATTTGAGCTTTCCAACGTTCCAAAGCCCGCGGTCAGCGGTAAACACCTAGAAAGCGTAACAATAAACCAAAACCCTTTTACGAGCAACACCCACTTCCTAGAGTTAGCATTCAGCGAGTTACaacgaatttatttattatctcGATCCATGATTATCGCGAAGCGCCGACAGTACAATACGCCTTCAATTCGCTTCCCGCGGCTATCATTCTGCCGGCAATTACTTTATATGTttatcataaatttaaaaacgaatcaCCAAATGCAACGCACGCAACAGCACGGCATCGTGCATTTGGTGTTAACCAaccacaaacgcacacactccggTGTCTGCGGCCCACGGGGAACGACTCCGTGATCGTGGCAGCTGCTAAAGTTAACGTAAAAAACACGGGCACGCGAAGTACGATGCGCCTAAATAATGTAATGTATGTTTGTTGAGGGGGGGCCATTGGGCTTCTCTACGGAAGCTGCGAGTAGCGCGGTGGCGTACGCCAGATAGCGCTGGAGTTTCGCTTCAGCTTGTGCGCATCGATCTCGGGGAACAGTATCCGCAGATCGGGCGTCATCGGTCGCACGGAGAACAGCCGATCGACCACTTTCGGTTCCACCATCGACTGGATCGCGAGGGCCTTCCGGTAGTCTTCAGCTGCAAAAAAGAGCATGGAAAGTACGTGTTTGAGAATTGGCCCCTTCCTTCGACTGCGCTCCTTTGTGGGGTTTACTTTTCTGGCACCAGCTGGGCACGGGTGGACGTTTGCTCTTCTTGGTCGCATCGGTCGGCTCGTCCTCATCCGTCGAGTCGTCCGTTTCGATCATTTCGAACGTAAACATCTTGACGCGTCTGGCTCCTCCGGtggctttctttttcgcggccgccgccgctgcaagctgctgctgctgctgttgctgctgctgtagcaGATagctttgctgctgctgttgccgtagCTTCTGCTGGTACATCTGCTTCTGCAGCTTCATCTCGTGGTTTTCCTTCATTTGGCTCTGCTTCACCGCCTCCAGCAGCTCGCGATCAATCCTAGGCGGGGAGTAGGGATGACGGTGGATTGAGAATCGATCGTCTACcgttcacgatcgcgatcgtttaCTTACCGTTGCTGCTCGAGCTGCCGGGCCAGCTCGTCGCGTTTTTGATCGGCCAGCGCTCGTTGTTCCTCCTGCAGGCGGCGCTTTTCAAATTCCTCCAGCTTGCGGGCCTTCTTCGCGGCTTCACTGCGGATCTTTTCCTGTTTCTCTTGCAGCAATTTGCGATGCTTTTCCTCCTTTTCGCGCAGCAACCGTTCGGCGTGCTCGCGCTTCTCGCGTTCCATCGCTTCACGCTGCTGGGTGGCTACTCGCTGTTTCTCTTCgcgctttttcttcttctcgtccAGCAGCGACGAGGTTGAGGAGGCCGCAGACAGTGTACCGTTGGTCGCTCGGTCCCAGCTTGGTTCGCGCGAGAGACTGTggttgccgccaccggtgacaccGGTCGTCGGCTGTTGCAGTGCTTTACGCTGCATTTGAGACATCTTCGAGGCGGACGCTGCCTTCACGATCGGGGCCGCGGTCGGAATGGGTGTCGAAACGGTTCCGCTTCCCAGAGGTTTGGCGTGTGCCGAACGGATCGCGCCGTACACTTCTGCCGGGGTGCCTCTCAGTGACGGTGTGCTGATCGTTTTCTGCACCCGTCCCATCGTCTGTGCCTGCGGAGTGCCGGTTGCCTTCGTGTACGCACACTTCTCAAACGCTTCGATCCGGCTCTTGATGGGACTCTGAATACAGGGATTAAACAGTTCGTTCTGCTTCTGCGAAATAGCATTGCTACTGGCGGCTTTCCTCAGCACAGCTGTGGCGGAAGGTTTCTTTGATTTTCCGGCCGGTACCATTTCCCGGATCTTCGGAGTGGGTTGCTTTACCGGCACTGCGGGAGCCGTTTGAATGGGCGAGTTTTCTACCACCGAATCATCCTCCGTCATGATGCTGGCATTGGCAGTATGGGCCGCTTTAGCGCTACCCCCGGACGTGATCCCGGCACAAGTCGCCCCGGCGGAAGGTGAAGCGCTCTTCTCCACCACGAACGTTCCATCGGCCACACCCGGTCGTTCGTCTTGGGTGGGAATGCAAAACGTGTCCGAACAGAGTCCGGTGTAGGCACCATTCGCAACCTCCGGTGAGCCACCGACTGTGGGCAAGTTCATCGTAAAGGTGCTGTTCTGTACGGCAAACGTTCCATTCTGATCTGGCATCACCCGTTGGGGCAATGTATCGGTCGCCGGCATTCTCTCCAGCTCAATTCTCAATGGCCTCAGGATGATCGCTGCAGATAACTGAGAGTTATCCCCCACAGCGTCTTCATATTCCGACTTATCGGACACCCTCGGTGGTTCCTTGTTCGAtgctgcggctgttgctggCTTTGCTGCCTCCTTTTCGGTTTCTGCTATGGAcagtttttcggtttttatgcgAATCGGCTCAAGCGTAACCGTTGGATCGTTCGGGACGCCAGTGGCATTCTTCTTCGGCCCTGCCGGTCGTCCGCGGGTCCGGCGAGGGGCTGCCGTATCGTTCTTGGTGGTCGCGGTCGAGGTATCGGTACTAGAGAGAGACGATTCGGCCGAAGAAACGGCAGAGCTGGACGGGACATCCTCCGGTTCCTTCTCCACCTTCACGAtcgcttttttcttcgtgCGTGTTTTGGGCACCGGCACTTTCGGTGGCGGCATCTTTGGCGGTGGCATTTCTTCGTCGGAAACGAGTTCAACTCTCGGAATTGGTTGAGGAATAACCAGTAGCGATGCGTCGCGTTGCGCCGAATCACGGCCCGTTTCGTGCTTGGCCACAGGCGGCTTCGAAACCGATTCGTTCGTGCTGGCAAATCCTTCGTCCCCATTCGAGAGGCGGTTCGCTTGGTTGACATCGTTCTCGACTTCCATATCGGTGAACTGGTGCTGACCGGGGCTTTGTTCCGTGTCGCGCGCCACTGGGGCCATTGAATTACTTGCCACAGTGGAAATGCGTTCgaccttcaccaccaccccgttAGTGTTTCGAAGTTTTTCGTTCAGATTTGGTTCTTTCAGCCTTTCCTGTGCCTTCAGCCGGGCGGTTCGCGATGGGCGCACTGCTTTCTGAACCACATCACCGGGTGCAGCCGGTGGAGGCATTACCGAGGCTTCAACCATCCTCGGTTCTTCCTCGATGTGCAGTGGTCGGGCGGACGATCGGCCAGCGGGCCCAACCACCCGCGATTCATCTCGGCTTTCGTCGCTCTCCGAAATGGATGCTTGCCGCTTTGGGCGTTTTTTGTTCTGCACCGGAGTGCCCCGTTCGTTTGCTTGCAGGACACATTCGTTGATCTTGCTTTCGAACTCCTGCAAAAGGGTGGCGGAAATTAATACTTTACCTCTTTCGCAAGCCACAACAGCGGGCGTACCTTGAATTCCGTCTTCAGCAACTCTTCACGTTCGAGCGCCTCTCCGATGAAGGAGTTAAACATATCCAACAGTTCCTCCatgttttctgttgtttatCTGCTGTCCGAACCGACCACACTTTGCGCACTCCAGTTCTGGTGAGATTGTTGCATAGACGCACGGAAAATGCCACCGGCCACAATGGATGCCGTTCGATGGCAGGAGATCGCGAGCGCGTTGCTTTGAATTGAACGGACCGTTTGCCCGGTGCACTGCGTCCCGAGCTCGAAAAGGcttttcgacatttttgaaCGAACGGTCCCTGCGATGACAACCAAGGTGCGCACAGAAAGGCCTTTGTCTTTTGCGGCGGTACTTTTAATGTATTTCAACAAACTGGTGCACTGTAAACGGGAGTTAATGATTTTGTTCAATGCTCTACGAATTTATTGAACTGTATTACAGGGGTTTTGGTCGTTTTGGAATAGGTTTCATTTCGTCATAATCCTCAGAAcgatcgtgtt
The nucleotide sequence above comes from Anopheles bellator chromosome 1, idAnoBellAS_SP24_06.2, whole genome shotgun sequence. Encoded proteins:
- the LOC131206710 gene encoding histone-lysine N-methyltransferase, H3 lysine-79 specific, translating into MEELLDMFNSFIGEALEREELLKTEFKEFESKINECVLQANERGTPVQNKKRPKRQASISESDESRDESRVVGPAGRSSARPLHIEEEPRMVEASVMPPPAAPGDVVQKAVRPSRTARLKAQERLKEPNLNEKLRNTNGVVVKVERISTVASNSMAPVARDTEQSPGQHQFTDMEVENDVNQANRLSNGDEGFASTNESVSKPPVAKHETGRDSAQRDASLLVIPQPIPRVELVSDEEMPPPKMPPPKVPVPKTRTKKKAIVKVEKEPEDVPSSSAVSSAESSLSSTDTSTATTKNDTAAPRRTRGRPAGPKKNATGVPNDPTVTLEPIRIKTEKLSIAETEKEEPPRVSDKSEYEDAVGDNSQLSAAIILRPLRIELERMPATDTLPQRVMPDQNGTFAVQNSTFTMNLPTVGGSPEVANGAYTGLCSDTFCIPTQDERPGVADGTFVVEKSASPSAGATCAGITSGGSAKAAHTANASIMTEDDSVVENSPIQTAPAVPVKQPTPKIREMVPAGKSKKPSATAVLRKAASSNAISQKQNELFNPCIQSPIKSRIEAFEKCAYTKATGTPQAQTMGRVQKTISTPSLRGTPAEVYGAIRSAHAKPLGSGTVSTPIPTAAPIVKAASASKMSQMQRKALQQPTTGVTGGGNHSLSREPSWDRATNGTLSAASSTSSLLDEKKKKREEKQRVATQQREAMEREKREHAERLLREKEEKHRKLLQEKQEKIRSEAAKKARKLEEFEKRRLQEEQRALADQKRDELARQLEQQRIDRELLEAVKQSQMKENHEMKLQKQMYQQKLRQQQQQSYLLQQQQQQQQQLAAAAAAKKKATGGARRVKMFTFEMIETDDSTDEDEPTDATKKSKRPPVPSWCQKTEDYRKALAIQSMVEPKVVDRLFSVRPMTPDLRILFPEIDAHKLKRNSSAIWRTPPRYSQLP